The Bradyrhizobium barranii subsp. barranii genome segment TCGAAGTTGAAATTCTCGTCGTCGCCTGCGCGCTTGGGATCGTCGAACACCTTCCAGCAGTGCAACCGGCAATTGGCCAGGCCTGCGATACCGACCGAGTTATTGACCACGGCCGCGATCGTGCCGCTGACATGGGTGCCATGACCGAGAAAATCACGCGGTCCGTTGCCGTCGTGCCTGTAGTCCTCGATCGCGTCCACGAGATCGGGATGTCCGGCGTCGACACCGCTATCGAGCACAGCGACATGAACCCGCCCCGCACCTGGCCGCGGTCGATCGAACCATCTGATGGCGCGAAGCCCCCACTGCCTGATCTTCATGGGATCGGCGGCGGCACTGAGCCACCGGTTGGGCACGGGCTCGACCAGATCCACCGCCCTGGAAGCACGCAGGCGCTTCAGGAGGCCCGCATCTACCTTCCCGTCCTTCAACTGCACGATCTGAAATCCGGCCAGCGCCTCCCGCGGTGGCGCCGTTGCGGAGCGTGCTATCGAGCGATGAACCGCGGCCAAAGCCATCGCCTGGGGCTGCGCGGGTGCCTCATCGTCGCCGACCACGAACAGCGGCTTCATCGACTGAAGCCCGAAATTGTCACGCAGGAAATCGATCGGACCTCTGACATCGTCGGGCATTGCAGCCATCAGCGCGCGTGATGTTGTCGCCTGAAGCGAGGCTGCCGCGATCTGCCGGACAGCAGCCGGCTTCAACCGAACGATCAATTGTCCCGGGACATGCTTGCGACGGCGCGGCCGATCGCCCGCGACCCGCATTGCCTGCGTTGAGGCCATGACGAATTCCTCGCTTGAAAAGCAACAAAATACGACACCCGTTATAAGCGAAATTTATTGTCTACGCCACCTGCGTCATGCCGTGGCTACACCGGGCCGCACCTGCTATTTCGGGGATAGCGGTCGAGCCGGAGAATGCTATCCTGTGCCCCTCAATCAGGGAGACCTTCGTGACCGATCTCTGCGCCGAAGACCTCGCCACCATCTATGCCAAGCCGAGCCCACGCGTGATCGCAAAGGCACGTCCCGCGATCGATGCGCATGCGAAGAAATTCATCGAGATGTCGCCGTTCTGCGTGCTTGCAACGTCAGGCGTCGACGGCAGCGTCGACGCATCGCCGCGCGGCGGAGGGGTGGGCTTCGTCCATGTCGCCGGCCCCAACCAGGTGCTGATGCCCGACCGTGCCGGCAACAACCGGATCGACAGTTTTCGCAACGTCGTCGAAGGCTCGGGCTTCGTGCATCTGCTGTTCTTCGTCCCCGGCATCGACGAGACGCTGCGTGTCGGCGGACGCGGCACGCTCTCGGCCGATCCGGATCTGCTCGCATCGATGGTGGAATTCGGCAAGCCGCCGCGCGCGGTCCTGAACGTCGCGGTCAGCGAAGTCTATTTCCACTGCGGCAAGGCGCTGATGCGCTCGAAGCTGTGGTCACCGGAGAAGGTGCAGCGCTCGGTGATGCCCAGCATCGGCCAGGTCATTCACGACCAGACGGGCCTGGGGGAACCGGAGAGCCAGGAGATCGTGGAAGAGCGCTACAAGACGCAGTTGTAGGTGAGAGCGTTCGCCGCTCGAAAGAACCGTCATGCCCGGGCTAGTCCCGCCTGCGTAGCCGAAGCCGCTTCGGCGAGGCGAAGGCCCGGGCATCCACGTCTTCGTCGCGCGGCCAAACGTGGATGGCCGGGACAAGCCCGGCCATGACGAAGGAGAGAGCCGGTGCCGGAGCTTAGTGCCCCTCGCCCTCGAGCCCACCGACGTGCTTCTGCGTGTACAGTTCGAGGCCGATGCGGCCGATCAGGTCGAGCTGGGTTTCGAGGAAATCGATATGGTGTTCCTCGTCGCTCATCAGCTTCTCGAACAGGTCACGCGTGACGTAGTCCTTGGCGCCGTTGCAATAGCCGGCGGCCTCCTGGTAGAGCGCCCGCGCGCTCATCTCGGCGGCGAGATCGCACTCGATGATCTCCTTGACGTTCTGGCCGATGCGCAGGGGGTCGAGCACCTGCATGTTCGGGAAGCCGTCGAAGAACAGGATCCGCTCGGTGAGCTTGTCGGCGTGCTCCATCTCTTCGATGGACTCCTTGCGCCAGACCTTGGCCATGTCCCGCAGGCCCCAATTGTCGAGGAAGCGGTAGTGCAGCCAGTATTGGTTGATTGCAGTCAGCTCGTGGCGCAGCGCCTTGTTGAGATAGTCGATGACTTTTGCGTCGCCCTGCACGATGCACTCCAAATCTTGCGTCCAAATCGGCCCTAACCGACTTTAGAACGCTTCTAAATCAGTTTCAGGACGAGAGCAACCGGCCACGGGGACGCAGCCGGGGAAAAGCTCAGCCGAAATTGCGGAAGTTTTCAGCAGGCCGCGAGGGCGAACCGGGGGAGTTCCGCCGTCTCGTCATTGGCGGCCACGGTGTGGCTGTGCGGGCAGCCCGAGCAGCAGGACTTGGCGCAGGGGCCAAGCGTTTCGTCGATGATGGTCTTGATGGTACGGGCGCAGCGGCCGCATTCGGCGCTACAGCCGAGGCATCCATAGACCTGCTTGGCATGACGTACGGCGTCGTCGGACTCGGCGACCGCGGCGCGGATGTCGTCATCGCTCAGCACGTTACAGGAACAAACGATCATGGAAGCGGCAGGCCCTTCGGTGATGCGTCATCATCGATATTTAAGGGGCCGTCCGGATGCAAAGGGAAAAACCGGTATTTGAAGCTATTCCAAACTGACCCGGAAACAGCCTAGAACGGCTCTAAAATAGGGTGTTGCGCTCGATCAAGATTTT includes the following:
- a CDS encoding pyridoxamine 5'-phosphate oxidase family protein, with translation MTDLCAEDLATIYAKPSPRVIAKARPAIDAHAKKFIEMSPFCVLATSGVDGSVDASPRGGGVGFVHVAGPNQVLMPDRAGNNRIDSFRNVVEGSGFVHLLFFVPGIDETLRVGGRGTLSADPDLLASMVEFGKPPRAVLNVAVSEVYFHCGKALMRSKLWSPEKVQRSVMPSIGQVIHDQTGLGEPESQEIVEERYKTQL
- a CDS encoding (2Fe-2S)-binding protein, which produces MIVCSCNVLSDDDIRAAVAESDDAVRHAKQVYGCLGCSAECGRCARTIKTIIDETLGPCAKSCCSGCPHSHTVAANDETAELPRFALAAC
- a CDS encoding S8 family peptidase; amino-acid sequence: MASTQAMRVAGDRPRRRKHVPGQLIVRLKPAAVRQIAAASLQATTSRALMAAMPDDVRGPIDFLRDNFGLQSMKPLFVVGDDEAPAQPQAMALAAVHRSIARSATAPPREALAGFQIVQLKDGKVDAGLLKRLRASRAVDLVEPVPNRWLSAAADPMKIRQWGLRAIRWFDRPRPGAGRVHVAVLDSGVDAGHPDLVDAIEDYRHDGNGPRDFLGHGTHVSGTIAAVVNNSVGIAGLANCRLHCWKVFDDPKRAGDDENFNFDFYSKALAAALDSNIKVINLSIGGEDHSKTEATAFAELIEAGVVISTAMGNEFEDGNPKEYPAGYVDTIGVGAVDESHRRASFSNTGKHIKLVAPGVNILSTVPRVKASFADHTSYDSWPGTSMATPHVTGAAALIYINKAKSRASGLAVAKRLIATATKLPAMRGKDFTPEYGAGLLDVAAALGRAKPARKSGRKTAKKTAKAKPARKGQK
- the bfr gene encoding bacterioferritin, with product MQGDAKVIDYLNKALRHELTAINQYWLHYRFLDNWGLRDMAKVWRKESIEEMEHADKLTERILFFDGFPNMQVLDPLRIGQNVKEIIECDLAAEMSARALYQEAAGYCNGAKDYVTRDLFEKLMSDEEHHIDFLETQLDLIGRIGLELYTQKHVGGLEGEGH